In Peromyscus eremicus chromosome 15, PerEre_H2_v1, whole genome shotgun sequence, a genomic segment contains:
- the Apcs gene encoding serum amyloid P-component — protein MDKLLLLLLLLLGVSVLTSLPSEAFAQTDLTGKVFVFPRETESAHVKLIPRLDKPLENFTVCFRTYSDLSRHHSLFSYNTKGRDNELLIYKERVGEYKLYIGRSGVTVRGMEESASPVHFCTSWESSSGIAEFWVNGKPWVKKGLQKGYIVKAQPSIVLGQEQDTYGGGFDKAQSFVGEITDLNMWDSVLTPEEITFVYQGSPHNPNILDWQALNYEINDYVVIRPCVWN, from the exons ATGgacaagctgctgctgctgctgctgctgctgcttggggTATCTGTCCTCACCAGCCTTCCTTCAGAAGCTTTTGCTCAGACAG ACCTCACAGGGAAGGTATTTGTGTTCCCCAGAGAGACTGAAAGTGCTCATGTGAAGTTAATTCCACGTCTGGACAAACCTCTGGAGAATTTCACAGTGTGCTTTCGAACCTATAGTGACCTTTCCCGCCATCACAGTCTTTTTTCCTACAATACCAAGGGCAGGGACAATGAGCTACTAATTTATAAGGAAAGAGTTGGAGAATACAAACTGTACATTGGACGTTCGGGAGTCACAGTCCGTGGTATGGAAGAATCTGCTTCTCCAGTGCATTTCTGCACCAGTTGGGAGTCCTCTTCTGGCATTGCTGAATTTTGGGTCAATGGGAAACCTTGGGTGAAAAAGGGTCTGCAGAAGGGGTACATAGTGAAAGCCCAACCTAGTATTGTCCTAGGACAGGAGCAGGATACCTATGGAGGAGGGTTTGATAAGGCCCAGTCCTTTGTGGGAGAGATTACAGATTTGAACATGTGGGACTCTGTGCTGACCCCAGAAGAAATTACATTTGTGTACCAAGGTTCCCCTCATAATCCTAATATTCTGGATTGGCAGGCTCTGAACTATGAAATAAATGACTACGTAGTCATCAGGCCCTGTGTGTGGAATTAA